ACAGATGCTCACGCTGCTGGGCAGCCTGGCCCATAACGTGATCGTCTGGGCGCGCCAGTGGCTGAGCGATCACGAGCCCAAGCTGCGCCGCTATGGCCTCAAACGGATGGTGCGCGATATCTTCCATATCAGCGGCTTTCTCGTCCACAATGCCCGTGGGCGGATTGTGGAAGTGGTGCTGAACCAACGCGCCCCACGCGTCCGCAATCTCGCCCGTAGCTTGGATGTGCGCCTACGGCCCCAGCACATCGCCATCAATTGGGGCCAAATCTAGGTTACAAGTCAGTGTTCTGAATCGCCCTGACCCTGTGAACCCGCGTCGCCTCAAATGAGGTTAAAGAATAGTAGAGGTTATCCAAACTTCGAATCTACTTTAAGATACTAGGACTTTCGCTTCGTATTAGAGAATATTATCCATCAGTACTGTTGGTAAACGAAATACACTCCTCATCATTTGCTCTCTGGCGCTATTTGTGGTACGGTGACCGAAACACGATCATCAACAGATAGGTGGCGCCATGCTCACGAAAGAGCAATATATCGAGTTCCTGATTAGTACGCCGGTCAATTATACCTGTACGCAGCTCGCAGACCATCTTTCTGGCATTTCGCATGATAGTATTACTGACTTTCTGAAATCACAACGATTGACTGCTGATTCGGTTTGGTCGTGCGCGAAAAACCTGATTCACGATGCAGAAGAAAGCTTTCTCATTGTCGACGATAGCGTGCAAGAGAAACCGCACGCACGTGCGATTGAATTGGTCTATCCGCACTACAGTGGCAATAAACATGCGGTCATTCGTGGGATTGATATCGTCAATCTGGTACATAGCTCAGGAGATGGCGAATACTATCCAATCGACTACCGTATTTACGCACCAGAATATGAACGAGCGACGAAGAATGATCATTTTCTCGCGATGCTGAAAGACGCCTTTGAAGTACGAAAAATACGTGCAACCTATATCGCATTTGACTCGTGGTATGCCAGCGTTGCTAATCTGAAGTACATTCATCGACACGGTCGGATTTTCTATACGACCTTGAAATCGAATCGTTTGGTCAGCTTAAGCAAGGAAGAGGGATATATTCATCTCGACATGATTGAATGGACGCCTGAGCGTCTGCAAAATGGCATCGCGGTGAAACTCAAGGAAGTACCCTTTCTCGTGAAGCTCTTCAAGCTCGTCGCCAAAGACGGTGACATTGAATGGGTGATCACGAACGATCCTGCGACTGATCTAACCATAACCATCGTTCGTGGCCGGAATGATGTGCGGTGGGATGTCGAGTGCTTTCACCGCGAATTGAAACAATTGACTGGCATCGAGAAGTGCCAATGTCAGAACGAATGGTCGCAACGCAACCATATTGCCTGCTGCTACCACGCATGGCTTGCATTAAAAGCATGCTACAGAACTAAAGAAGACGCTCTACCGTGTGAAACATGAGCTGCTATCGAATTATTTGATAGCCGAATTGAAGCAACCACACATACGTGCACTCAGTATTGCGTAAGTGCATTTATCATTAAGCGAAAGTCCTGGATACATGAACTCGGATAACCTCTACTATGTACTAGCGAAAGGATTGCTCTATATGTCTATTCAAGAACTTGTTACAGTACTTACACCACCAAATGTGCCAATTGAAACGGGTAATTCTGATAGTTGGCCATCTATCGAGAAAGCCCTTGAAACGCCTCTTCCTAGTGACTACAAAGAATATATCAACACGTTTGGAACAGGAATTATAGGCTATCTTATTAGAGTATTAAACCCATTTTCTTCTAGACCTCTCTTTGCTCTCTTTTTTCAAGTTAATGAGATAATAAGTACGAGAAAATGGTATAAAGCTAAGTTTGGAGATGATTGGTGTCCATATCCACTATATCCTGAACCGGATGGTCTTCTTCCTTGGGCAAATACCATAGATGGCGATGCTTTATTTTGGTATACACGCGGCAGGCCAGAAACTTGGCCTATTGTTGTTGCCGAGGTCAAATCTAAAGACTTTGAAGTTTTTGATCTTCCTACAACATCGTTCTTGAGGCAAGTTATTACAGGTGGTTTGACTAGTAATATTCTTGCAGAGATTGATCTAGATCGTTTATTCGAACTTCCAACCGGTGCTAGTTAACCATTGTTGCTAGGTCTTATCTTGAACAAATGTTCGAGGTAAGGCCTGTTTGGGTGTAGAAAGAACCATGTAGCTGAATACACGCAGGTGCTCCAAAGCTTCGCCATCGCCACGCGCACCGACTACCTCTACGGCCTGAGCCGCCTGGCGACCCAGACCAGCTCCGTGCGCACCTGGTATGTGTCCGACGCGCTGGGCAGCGTACGCCGCACCGTGAGCGACGCGGGCGTGCCGCTGGGCGTGGTGACCTACGACCCGTGGGGCAGCGTGGAGAGCGGAACGGTGCCGATGTTTGACTTTACCGGCGAACTGCAGCCGGGCGGCCATGTGTACCTGCGGACGAGATGGTATAGTAGTGCGCAGGGTAGGTTTGCCAGCGTTGATCCGGCGGCGGGGGTGGCGGAGACGCCGTATAGTTTATATCCGTACGCCTATGGCTCTAGCAATCCGGTGCTCTATGGAGACCCAAGTGGGCGGTGTGGGGCTACGGGACAGGGCGATGATTATTGTCATCCTGAGGGCATTGGCTCCGCTGGTGGTATAGTACCTGTGGTCCCTCCTCCTGGCGTTGGAACAGATGGGCGCCCGCCGCCCAATCCGTTCCTGAATGTGCCACGCCCTGAACCGATGACCATGCCCGAGGTGCCACCAGTCAGCGCCCCACCGGTCACAAGTGCTGGGCCTTCGATCCTGGAATTGCACGTTTCTGTCTGGGGGCAGCCATGCTGCTCGCGGCGACGCTGGCACTAACCTGTAATGGGCCGTGTGAGGGACCAGGAGAGACGAAGACAGGGACTCGAACTTCACGAACTATCGTGGAGTTGGAGGTAGACGTGCAATTCGCTAATTTGGTAAGTCTTGCTGCAACCTTTCCTGACGCTAAAATCTATGGTTTAGATACTGATAAAAGCGGGCTAGATCTTGCACGGCGCATGATAGACTTTGCGTATACTACTTATTCGCCTAGGATTCATTTAATGAACGCCAATTATGCAGCGTATGCGGAAGTATTACAGAATAAGGCTGATATCGTTGTGGTAGTAGCGCCAAGGAAATATGATCCTGTATTCGAAGGTGTAGGGAGATTTATCAGAGCAGGCGGACAGGTGGAAATCTTATCTGAAGCTGAGGGTATTAAAAATGATCTAAAGAGTCAATTCATAACAAAAAATCCATTTATACGTTATGTGGAATCTGTGAAAGATCCCTCGGAATACGGCGTAGTTCAAACAAGTATTGGTGCTCCGCTTACTTCTATACAGTTTACCAAAGGCGCCTGGGAATTGTTTGTTGCTTCCTGGTAATATAGTAATCCTAAATGAGTTGTAAACTTGGCATATACATACGGAGCTTTTCGAATTTGAACGAGAGCGTATTCAATGCTTCCTCAAATAAGTTGAGAACTGCCTGAAAATTGATGCATTCCCGCCAGTGTTTTCGTACATATTGCTTGGCTTTTAACCAAACATCTTCCATTGGGTTTTGCTCTGGCGCATTCGGTGCGAAAAGGATGCAGTGGACGCTCCATTCGTCTTTTGGCAGCTTGTAATTGACACCTTCGAGGTATTCTTGCATTTCTGTACCGCGATGATAGGATGCACCATCCCAAATGAGGACGATCCGTTTCCCTGGGAATTGTTCCCGCACATACTCGACAAAAATCATCGTCCAATCACCATTTGCCGTATCCGTTGGAATTGCGCATATGTCTGCTGTACACAATTCAATGGCCCCGTAGTAGGTTTGTCGCTCGCGAAAATTCGTCATTGGAATGCTGATTCGTTCGCCCCGTGGCCCCCAAACATAGCCACACGCATCGTTCCAGAGGACATGACACTGATCCACAAAC
The sequence above is drawn from the Candidatus Kouleothrix ribensis genome and encodes:
- a CDS encoding transposase, yielding MMLRWLPQKKEILDFLTAHAAAIADGSLVVVFVDQCHVLWNDACGYVWGPRGERISIPMTNFRERQTYYGAIELCTADICAIPTDTANGDWTMIFVEYVREQFPGKRIVLIWDGASYHRGTEMQEYLEGVNYKLPKDEWSVHCILFAPNAPEQNPMEDVWLKAKQYVRKHWRECINFQAVLNLFEEALNTLSFKFEKLRMYMPSLQLI
- a CDS encoding SMI1/KNR4 family protein, which produces MSIQELVTVLTPPNVPIETGNSDSWPSIEKALETPLPSDYKEYINTFGTGIIGYLIRVLNPFSSRPLFALFFQVNEIISTRKWYKAKFGDDWCPYPLYPEPDGLLPWANTIDGDALFWYTRGRPETWPIVVAEVKSKDFEVFDLPTTSFLRQVITGGLTSNILAEIDLDRLFELPTGAS